The Sebastes umbrosus isolate fSebUmb1 chromosome 4, fSebUmb1.pri, whole genome shotgun sequence genome has a window encoding:
- the ampd3b gene encoding AMP deaminase 3b isoform X2 yields the protein MAKITAEDMPRLFPRLSMSEVDEKVRLQAEKVYASALKEEDTKDALALFNVPEDCPIGLHEDRERALQKELASQQSQESAKKKKSFRLKRSQSAALQIQVPGDWALSVVSPLLSPTEEEPFPPEDFPDFQRVTISGDYCAGITVEDYEQAAQSLLKALVIREKYSRLAYHHFPRTTARFLSNAKNEKWREEDEVMPDIWPCPHEGEDPYSMEAIPENLNYELQMKDGIVHVYDNAEALEQQRPHNLPYPDLETFAIDLSHVLAMIIDGPTKTYCHRRLNFLSSKFYLHEMMNEMAELKELKCVPHRDFYNVRKVDTHIHAAACMNQKHLLKFIKTSYQTEADRVILEKGGQKIKLKEVFSNLKMDPYDLTVDSLDVHAGRQTFHRFDKFNSKYNPVGASELREIYLKTDNYIKGEYFARLIKEVAKELEESKYQHAEPRLSIYGRSASEWESLATWFIQHKVHSPNMRWMIQIPRIYDIFKSKKLIPHYAKMLENIFLPLFEATVNPQKHKATHVFLKYVTGFDSVDDESKHSDHMFSYKSPKPETWTTDDNPPYTYYLFYMYANIMVLNNLRKERGLNTFQFRPHCGEAGSITHLVSAFLTADNISHGLNLKKSPVLQYLYYLAQVPIAMSPLSNNSLFLQYSKNPLREFLQKGLCVSLSTDDPLQFHYTKEALMEEYAIAAQLWKLSTCDLCEIARNSVLQSGLSHQEKKHFIGSNYLQDGPEGNDIRRTNVAQIRMAYRHETLCNELSFIVDAVKTDVGTNPPE from the exons ACATGCCACGGCTTTTCCCAAGATTGTCGATGAGTGAGGTGGATGAGAAGGTGCGTCTGCAAGCAGAGAAGGTGTACGCCTCGGCCCTGAAAGAGGAAGACACCAAGGATGCTCTGGCGCTGTTCAACGTGCCGGAGGACTGTCCCATCGGTCTGCACGAGGACAGGGAGAGGGCGCTGCAGAAGGAGCTGGCATCGCAGCAGTCTCAGGAGTCTGCTAAGAA GAAGAAGAGTTTCAGGCTGAAGCGTTCGCAGTCGGCAGCTCTACAGATACAAGTCCCTGGTGACTGGGCCCTGTCTGTGGTTTCCCCACTGCTCAGCCCAACCGAAGAAGAACCTTTTCCCCCGGAGGACTTTCCAGACTTCCAGAGAGTAACCATCAGTGGAGATTACTGCGCAGGG ATCACAGTTGAAGATTACGAGCAGGCAGCTCAAAGTCTCCTTAAGGCGCTGGTCATCAGAGAGAAATACTCCCGGCTGGCCTACCATCACTTCCCTAGGACCACCGCCCGATTCCTCAGCAACGCCAAAAATGAGAAGTGGCGGGAGGAGGATGAGGTCATGCCAG ACATCTGGCCTTGCCCTCATGAAGGGGAGGACCCGTACTCCATGGAGGCGATTCCTGAGAACCTGAACTACGAGCTGCAGATGAAGGACGGTATAGTTCATGTTTATGACAATGCCGAGGCCCTGGAACAACAGCGGCCTCACAACCTCCCTTACCCCGACCTCGAGACCTTTGCCATAGACCTGAGTCACGTCCTCGCAATGATAATCGACGGCCCAAC GAAAACCTACTGTCACAGACGGTTGAACTTCTTGTCCTCTAAGTTCTACCTCCatgaaatgatgaatgaaaTGGCCGAGCTAAAAGAGCTGAAATGTGTTCCACACAGAGACTTCTACAATGTCAGAAAG GTggacacacatatacacgcTGCTGCTTGCATGAACCAGAAGCATCTGTTGAAATTCATAAAGACCTCTTACCAGACCGAGGCGGATCGCGTCATCTTGGAGAAGGGCGGTCAGAAGATCAAGCTCAAGGAAGTCTTCAGCAACCTCAAGATGGACCCCTACGACCTCACCGTGGACTCTCTGGACGTGCACGCT GGAAGACAAACATTTCATCGGTTTGACAAGTTCAACTCCAAATACAACCCAGTGGGAGCCAGCGAACTGCGAGAGATTTACTTGAAAACAGACAACTACATCAAAGGAGAATACTTCGCTCGTCTCATCAAG GAAGTGGCcaaagagctggaggagagtAAGTACCAGCACGCTGAGCCCCGTCTGTCGATTTACGGCCGCTCTGCCAGCGAGTGGGAGAGCCTCGCAACCTGGTTCATCCAGCATAAAGTCCACTCGCCCAACATGAGATGGATGATCCAAATTCCCAGGATCTA TGACATTTTCAAGTCAAAGAAATTAATACCGCACTACGCCAAGATGCTGGAGAACATCTTCCTCCCCCTCTTTGAGGCTACAGTCAATCCGCAGAAACACAAAGCGACACACGTATTCCTGAAATAC GTGACAGGATTTGACAGCGTGGATGACGAGTCCAAACACAGCGACCACATGTTCTCTTACAAAAGCCCGAAGCCTGAGACGTGGACCACAGATGACAACCCTCCCTACACCTACTACCTGTTCTACATGTACGCCAACATCATGGTGCTCAACAACCTGCGCAA GGAGCGAGGACTAAACACCTTCCAGTTTCGTCCCCACTGTGGCGAGGCCGGCTCCATCACCCACCTGGTCTCTGCCTTCCTCACGGCTGACAACATCTCCCACGGACTCAACCTCAAGAAG AGTCCAGTGCTGCAGTACCTGTACTACCTGGCCCAGGTCCCGATCGCCATGTCCCCGCTGAGCAACAACAGCCTGTTCCTGCAGTACTCCAAGAACCCTCTACGAGAGTTCCTCCAGAAGGGCCTGTGTGTGTCGCTGTCCACTGACGACCCCCTGCAGTTCCACTACACCAAG gAGGCGTTGATGGAGGAGTATGCCATTGCAGCCCAGCTGTGGAAGCTGAGCACCTGTGATTTGTGTGAGATAGCCAGAAACAGTGTGCTGCAGAGCGGACTCTCACATCAG GAGAAGAAACACTTCATTGGTTCCAACTACCTACAGGACGGACCCGAGGGCAACGACATTCGGCGAACAAACGTGGCACAAATCCGCATGGCCTACCGCCATGAGACGCTGTGCAACGAGCTCAGTTTCATAGTGGACGCAGTGAAGACGGATGTTGGCACTAACCCACCTGAGTGA
- the ampd3b gene encoding AMP deaminase 3b isoform X1 has translation MKKRDTPLCKQQSTPCFGKDMPRLFPRLSMSEVDEKVRLQAEKVYASALKEEDTKDALALFNVPEDCPIGLHEDRERALQKELASQQSQESAKKKKSFRLKRSQSAALQIQVPGDWALSVVSPLLSPTEEEPFPPEDFPDFQRVTISGDYCAGITVEDYEQAAQSLLKALVIREKYSRLAYHHFPRTTARFLSNAKNEKWREEDEVMPDIWPCPHEGEDPYSMEAIPENLNYELQMKDGIVHVYDNAEALEQQRPHNLPYPDLETFAIDLSHVLAMIIDGPTKTYCHRRLNFLSSKFYLHEMMNEMAELKELKCVPHRDFYNVRKVDTHIHAAACMNQKHLLKFIKTSYQTEADRVILEKGGQKIKLKEVFSNLKMDPYDLTVDSLDVHAGRQTFHRFDKFNSKYNPVGASELREIYLKTDNYIKGEYFARLIKEVAKELEESKYQHAEPRLSIYGRSASEWESLATWFIQHKVHSPNMRWMIQIPRIYDIFKSKKLIPHYAKMLENIFLPLFEATVNPQKHKATHVFLKYVTGFDSVDDESKHSDHMFSYKSPKPETWTTDDNPPYTYYLFYMYANIMVLNNLRKERGLNTFQFRPHCGEAGSITHLVSAFLTADNISHGLNLKKSPVLQYLYYLAQVPIAMSPLSNNSLFLQYSKNPLREFLQKGLCVSLSTDDPLQFHYTKEALMEEYAIAAQLWKLSTCDLCEIARNSVLQSGLSHQEKKHFIGSNYLQDGPEGNDIRRTNVAQIRMAYRHETLCNELSFIVDAVKTDVGTNPPE, from the exons ACATGCCACGGCTTTTCCCAAGATTGTCGATGAGTGAGGTGGATGAGAAGGTGCGTCTGCAAGCAGAGAAGGTGTACGCCTCGGCCCTGAAAGAGGAAGACACCAAGGATGCTCTGGCGCTGTTCAACGTGCCGGAGGACTGTCCCATCGGTCTGCACGAGGACAGGGAGAGGGCGCTGCAGAAGGAGCTGGCATCGCAGCAGTCTCAGGAGTCTGCTAAGAA GAAGAAGAGTTTCAGGCTGAAGCGTTCGCAGTCGGCAGCTCTACAGATACAAGTCCCTGGTGACTGGGCCCTGTCTGTGGTTTCCCCACTGCTCAGCCCAACCGAAGAAGAACCTTTTCCCCCGGAGGACTTTCCAGACTTCCAGAGAGTAACCATCAGTGGAGATTACTGCGCAGGG ATCACAGTTGAAGATTACGAGCAGGCAGCTCAAAGTCTCCTTAAGGCGCTGGTCATCAGAGAGAAATACTCCCGGCTGGCCTACCATCACTTCCCTAGGACCACCGCCCGATTCCTCAGCAACGCCAAAAATGAGAAGTGGCGGGAGGAGGATGAGGTCATGCCAG ACATCTGGCCTTGCCCTCATGAAGGGGAGGACCCGTACTCCATGGAGGCGATTCCTGAGAACCTGAACTACGAGCTGCAGATGAAGGACGGTATAGTTCATGTTTATGACAATGCCGAGGCCCTGGAACAACAGCGGCCTCACAACCTCCCTTACCCCGACCTCGAGACCTTTGCCATAGACCTGAGTCACGTCCTCGCAATGATAATCGACGGCCCAAC GAAAACCTACTGTCACAGACGGTTGAACTTCTTGTCCTCTAAGTTCTACCTCCatgaaatgatgaatgaaaTGGCCGAGCTAAAAGAGCTGAAATGTGTTCCACACAGAGACTTCTACAATGTCAGAAAG GTggacacacatatacacgcTGCTGCTTGCATGAACCAGAAGCATCTGTTGAAATTCATAAAGACCTCTTACCAGACCGAGGCGGATCGCGTCATCTTGGAGAAGGGCGGTCAGAAGATCAAGCTCAAGGAAGTCTTCAGCAACCTCAAGATGGACCCCTACGACCTCACCGTGGACTCTCTGGACGTGCACGCT GGAAGACAAACATTTCATCGGTTTGACAAGTTCAACTCCAAATACAACCCAGTGGGAGCCAGCGAACTGCGAGAGATTTACTTGAAAACAGACAACTACATCAAAGGAGAATACTTCGCTCGTCTCATCAAG GAAGTGGCcaaagagctggaggagagtAAGTACCAGCACGCTGAGCCCCGTCTGTCGATTTACGGCCGCTCTGCCAGCGAGTGGGAGAGCCTCGCAACCTGGTTCATCCAGCATAAAGTCCACTCGCCCAACATGAGATGGATGATCCAAATTCCCAGGATCTA TGACATTTTCAAGTCAAAGAAATTAATACCGCACTACGCCAAGATGCTGGAGAACATCTTCCTCCCCCTCTTTGAGGCTACAGTCAATCCGCAGAAACACAAAGCGACACACGTATTCCTGAAATAC GTGACAGGATTTGACAGCGTGGATGACGAGTCCAAACACAGCGACCACATGTTCTCTTACAAAAGCCCGAAGCCTGAGACGTGGACCACAGATGACAACCCTCCCTACACCTACTACCTGTTCTACATGTACGCCAACATCATGGTGCTCAACAACCTGCGCAA GGAGCGAGGACTAAACACCTTCCAGTTTCGTCCCCACTGTGGCGAGGCCGGCTCCATCACCCACCTGGTCTCTGCCTTCCTCACGGCTGACAACATCTCCCACGGACTCAACCTCAAGAAG AGTCCAGTGCTGCAGTACCTGTACTACCTGGCCCAGGTCCCGATCGCCATGTCCCCGCTGAGCAACAACAGCCTGTTCCTGCAGTACTCCAAGAACCCTCTACGAGAGTTCCTCCAGAAGGGCCTGTGTGTGTCGCTGTCCACTGACGACCCCCTGCAGTTCCACTACACCAAG gAGGCGTTGATGGAGGAGTATGCCATTGCAGCCCAGCTGTGGAAGCTGAGCACCTGTGATTTGTGTGAGATAGCCAGAAACAGTGTGCTGCAGAGCGGACTCTCACATCAG GAGAAGAAACACTTCATTGGTTCCAACTACCTACAGGACGGACCCGAGGGCAACGACATTCGGCGAACAAACGTGGCACAAATCCGCATGGCCTACCGCCATGAGACGCTGTGCAACGAGCTCAGTTTCATAGTGGACGCAGTGAAGACGGATGTTGGCACTAACCCACCTGAGTGA